Proteins encoded together in one Ipomoea triloba cultivar NCNSP0323 chromosome 4, ASM357664v1 window:
- the LOC116017451 gene encoding uncharacterized protein LOC116017451 gives MRLVDASSLIDPSAENLASPGLAEQAQRPPYAASPTRSLFNHGGLTCNPVTESEMSEEGETTSVVHHLQRDSDNHSESDLLLDMAGGMILSPPRPGMNFSDEEALLLTPDFHIDMGGGMMMSMSPPRKNYFSQPIGNFDPFTLSNFGDDSEVQELENRKGMMMRPNCIEEVDAVLGQKNQSLGIWEAENMGGTVQTSDVNNVDERFQLAGGMMNYSLPSDDSLPLGGSFEPYILWDDGAYRVGHELHNRERIMRMTVSRNAVDSELFSHKEFWLNIALQAMNKGLPVAHTDVNLFCKFKYTSFSLIEVEVGIRGAWIEQKSVTTHPPRSGECGVYSRALFEFLEKEFRDTSNSVQPNFKLASLENLDRLFAELEKFVNLERLVAELEKIVNLAGEFKKSHTVRILPALLEAACTMMQLDSPCEPHFPKSSAATNEETKNSSSHKTHTINMWKKHLGIIRQILQQQFVRQLICKSSDAAAKTLTVSTSTFKRAHRDFGITRRCLEDVGTASEENHTAHIWPAAGRGGMLLQQEDSSSEPHIPESSPTNEERNNVVVVELNNSIDAKGGNGSSEKTNTISRWEKDHGITRQVLQQLFGKSRDDAAKTLKVSTSTFKRACRNFGINRWPNHKGKMPNCSLNQKQDVQVVKRHKGIQPCPALPPEEATTTTLQGNSAMSVKATYEDNTIRFPLPSSSTLKYLEEQLETRFKISLENFSIIYQDEEDDWISLTCDSDLMYGMNVLRSSGKTVIKMKIKPKFG, from the exons ATGAGACTTGTTGATGCATCATCGTTGATTGACCCCTCTGCTGAAAATTTGGCATCTCCGGGACTGGCGGAACAAGCTCAACGGCCACCATATGCTGCCTCTCCCACGAGGTCGTTGTTCAATCATGGCGGTCTCACCTGCAACCCTGTTACGGAGTCGGAAATGAGTGAAGAAGGTGAGACGACTAGTGTTGTCCATCATCTACAAAGAGATTCCGATAATCACTCAGAGTCCGATTTGCTGTTGGATATGGCGGGAGGAATGATACTGAGCCCCCCAAGGCCAGGGATGAACTTTTCTGATGAAGAAGCGTTGCTCCTTACGCCCGATTTCCACATCGATATGGGGGGAGGAATGATGATGAGCATGAGCCCCCCAAGGAAGAACTACTTTTCCCAGCCGATCGGAAATTTCGATCCATTTACATTGTCGAATTTTGGAGATGATAGTGAGGTTCAAGAGTTAGAGAATAGGAAGGGAATGATGATGAGGCCAAATTGTATAGAAGAAGTTGATGCTGTCTTGGGGCAGAAGAATCAAAGCCTTGGAATTTGGGAAGCAGAAAACATGGGAGGGACGGTGCAAACAAGTGATGTTAATAATGTAGATGAGAGGTTCCAATTGGCGGGAGGAATGATGAACTATTCATTGCCGTCCGATGATTCCCTTCCCCTAGGAGGAAGTTTTGAGCCATATATACTTTGGGATGATGGAGCGTATAGAGTGGGTCATGAGTTGCATAATAGGGAAAGAATAATGAGGATGACGGTTTCAAGGAATGCTGTGGATTCTGAACTTTTCTCCCACAAGGAGTTTTGGTTGAATATTGCTTTACAGGCAATGAACAAAGGATTGCCTGTGGCGCATACAGATGTTAATCTTTTCTGTAAATTTAAGTATACTAGCTTCAGTTTAATTGAAGTTGAAGTAGGGATCAGGGGAGCGTGGATTGAACAAAAATCAGTTACTACTCATCCACCAAGAAGTGGTGAATGTGGTGTGTACAGTAGGGCCTTGTTTGAATTTTTGGAAAAGGAGTTTCGGGATACTTCCAACAGTGTGCAACCAAACTTCAAATTGGCGTCCCTAGAAAACCTTGACAGGCTTTTTGCAGAGTTAGAAAAGTTTGTCAACCTTGAGAGGCTTGTTGCAGAGTTAGAAAAGATTGTCAACCTTGCTGGAGAGTTTAAAAAGAGTCATACTGTTCGCATTTTGCCAGCACTACTTGAAGCAGCATGCACGATGATGCAACTGGACTCACCATGTGAACCCCATTTTCCCAAATCCAGTGCTGCAACAAatgaagaaacaaaaaacagTAGTTCACACAAAACCCACACTATCAACATGTGGAAGAAACATCTAGGAATTATCCGCCAGATTCTTCAACAACAGTTTGTTCGACAACTGATTTGTAAGAGTAGCGATGCTGCTGCTAAAACTCTTACAG TTAGCACATCTACGTTCAAGCGAGCTCATCGCGACTTTGGCATCACTAGACGCTGTTTAGAAGATGTTGGTACTGCCTCGGAAGAGAATCATACTGCTCACATTTGGCCTGCTGCAGGGAGGGGAGGGATGCTGCTGCAACAGGAGGACTCATCTTCTGAACCCCACATTCCTGAATCCAGTCcaacaaatgaagaaagaaataatgttgttgttgtggAGTTAAATAATAGCATTGATGCCAAAGGTGGAAACGGCAGTTCAGAGAAAACCAACACTATCAGCAGGTGGGAGAAAGATCATGGAATTACCCGCCAGGTTCTTCAACAACTGTTTGGTAAGAGTCGCGATGATGCTGCTAAAACTCTTAAAG TTAGCACATCTACATTCAAGCGAGCATGTCGGAACTTTGGCATCAATAGATGGCCAAATCACAAGGGAAAAATGCCCAATTGCTCTCTAAACCAAAAACAAGATGTACAAGTCGTTAAGAGACATAAAGGAATTCAACCATGTCCTGCTCTGCCTCCTGAAGAAGCCACAACAACTACACTCCAAGGTAATAGCGCCATGTCCGTAAAGGCAACCTATGAAGATAATACCATAAGGTTTCCGCTCCCATCCTCCTCAACTTTGAAATATTTGGAGGAGCAATTGGAGACAAGGTTCAAAATATCTCTAGAAAATTTTTCTATCATATatcaagatgaagaagatgactGGATTTCACTAACGTGTGATTCGGATTTGATGTATGGTATGAATGTGTTGAGATCATCTGGCAAGACTGTAATCAAAATGAAGATCAAGCCAAAGTTTGGCTGA
- the LOC116016227 gene encoding uncharacterized protein LOC116016227: protein MRTAENAAAAAALTESEMSEKAETTTTIVVHHLLQRDSDNTECDSRFDMTRGMAISPQFAGFSGDQPLFLTPDMVMSTSPTTGGSFDLHRLREAGEYSEIHELQDVKRVVQVTVTWNDSEFSSHNESWLNIVVQEMEKGLPVVAHTDDVHLFWKCKYNSFKLIEFEVGSRKAWTELKLVTRPPSSQRGGVFNANPVVEFLEKDFVEPIIEHVLLAFIRNFERAKTELDKMTDMVIADCQMLANLVMLTKELLMSHSSHKTKAIRRWEKDHGITGQVLQQLSGKSRDDATAETLKVITRCSLEEVVTASEENHTAGRGGMLLQKEDSSSEPHIPKSSATNEERNNSIDDAKGGNSSSDKTKAIRRWKKDYGITRQVLEEQFCRNLKDAAKTFKVSRYTLKRACRDFGISRWTYHRGKRPNNCSLNQKQDVQAVKKHKGIQPCPALPPLQATNAGQCNSTMSVKVKKCEEVNQATFEPKKHHDVSSAILGKKDHLSSVRGVGSYSTIQGMFGRLDQKRSTSSRVFTIDVVKEMMDKCRLDTITEMETKMQPKIDSLNQQLQLLMKNMSATQISVGTPRSVYTPFDPPHTRSSYHSVDTYPVTTIKSPKKCTLAVCPGGTPTVVTKGMAHPSTDETVVYHQPSSTIGNFAQPPMHLVILDENLSKEYKKTKDQSGDISATGTRPPIVDDDALQHLGVNCKYLVSLLTSFPLDKDYIDLEIDKSIFYHENTSFIFVMMDDIKDLLTMKCLNVSIIQVFIL from the exons ATGAGGACCGCCGAGAATGCTGCGGCTGCGGCGGCGTTGACGGAGTCGGAAATGAGTGAAAAAGCTGAGACGACGACGACTATTGTTGTCCATCATCTACTACAAAGAGATTCTGATAATACAGAGTGCGATTCGCGGTTCGATATGACAAGAGGAATGGCGATCAGCCCCCAATTTGCGGGCTTTTCTGGTGATCAACCGTTGTTCCTTACGCCCGACATGGTGATGAGCACGAGTCCCACAACAGGAGGGAGTTTTGACCTACATAGATTGCGGGAAGCTGGAGAGTATAGTGAAATTCATGAGTTACAGGATGTGAAACGAGTAGTGCAGGTGACAGTTACATGGAATGATTCTGAATTTTCCTCCCACAACGAGTCTTGGTTGAATATTGTTGTACAGGAAATGGAAAAAGGATTGCCTGTGGTGGCGCATACAGATGATGTTCATCTTTTCTGGAAATGTAAGTATAATTCCTTCAAATTAATAGAATTTGAAGTAGGGAGCAGGAAAGCCTGGACGGAACTTAAATTAGTTACTCGTCCACCAAGTAGTCAACGTGGTGGTGTGTTCAATGCCAACCCCGTGGTTGAATTTTTGGAAAAGGATTTTGTGGAACCAATTATAGAACACGTCCTATTGGCGTTCATAAGAAATTTTGAGAGGGCTAAAACAGAGTTGGATAAGATGACCGACATGGTGATTGCTG ATTGCCAAATGCTTGCCAACCTTGTCATGCTTACTAAAGAGTTACTAATGAGTCATAGTTCACACAAAACCAAGGCTATTCGCAGGTGGGAGAAAGATCATGGAATTACCGGCCAGGTTCTTCAACAACTGTCTGGCAAGAGTCGCGATGATGCTACTGCTGAAACTCTTAAAG TTATCACTAGATGCTCTTTAGAAGAAGTTGTAACTGCCTCGGAAGAGAATCATACTGCAGGGAGGGGAGGGATGCTGCTGCAAAAGGAGGACTCATCTTCTGAACCCCACATTCCCAAATCCAGTGcaacaaatgaagaaagaaataatAGCATTGATGATGCCAAAGGTGGAAACAGTAGTTCAGACAAAACCAAGGCTATCCGCAGGTGGAAGAAAGATTATGGAATTACTCGCCAGGTTCTTGAAGAACAGTTTTGTAGGAATCTCAAAGATGCTGCTAAAACTTTTAAAG TTAGCCGATATACATTGAAGCGAGCATGTCGGGACTTTGGCATCAGTAGATGGACATATCACAGGGGAAAAAGGCCCAATAATTGCTCTCTAAACCAAAAACAAGATGTACAAGCTGTTAAGAAACATAAAGGAATTCAACCATGTCCTGCTCTGCCTCCTCTACAAGCCACAAATGCAGGCCAATGTAACAGCACAATGTCTGTGAAG GTAAAAAAATGTGAAGAAGTTAATCAAGCGACATTTGAACCGAAGAAACATCATGACGTATCGTCAGCAATTCTTGGAAAGAAAGATCATCTGAGCTCTGTAAGAGGAGTTGGTTCATACTCTACCATCCAAGGAATGTTTGGTAGACTAGATCAGAAACGGAGCACATCAAGTAGGGTTTTCACAATTGATGTTGTCAAAGAAATGATGGACAAATGCAGGCTAGATACAATAACAGAGATGGAAACAAAGATGCAACCCAAGATAGATAGCTTGAACCAGCAACTCCAGCTTCTAATGAAGAACATGTCGGCGACACAAATCTCGGTTGGAACTCCTCGAAGTGTCTATACCCCATTTGATCCACCTCATACTCGTAGCAGCTATCATTCAGTTGACACATATCCAGTTACAACAATTAAG AGTCCAAAAAAGTGTACACTAGCAGTATGTCCCGGTGGCACACCGACTGTTGTTACAAAAGGTATGGCTCACCCAAGTACAGACGAAACTGTGGTGTATCATCAACCATCATCCACCATTGGCAATTTTGCGCAACCGCCTATGCATTTAGTGATTTTGGATGAG aatttatcaaaagaatataagaaaacaaaagatcAAAGTGGTGATATATCTGCTACTGGTACACGGCCTCCCATTGTGGATGATGATGCCTTACAACACTTGGGGGTCAATTGCAAGTATTTAGTGAGTTTGTTGACAAGTTTTCCACTTGATAAAGACTACATTGATTTGGAGATAGATAAGTCAATCTTCTATCATGAAAACACGAGTTTTATTTTTGTGATGATGGATGATATTAAGGATTTGCTCACGATGAAGTGTCTTAATGTCTCAATCATCCAAGTGTTTATTTTGTAA
- the LOC116017492 gene encoding uncharacterized protein LOC116017492: MPRWYRRTQRFKRFEGAAGILAMGHSFINIDGRPKLVSKAEIKHFPPNYSLAAPTPMTLFENVLFFGGAFFENDDASSSFDLFAESLASPGLAPPYAASPSPTRSLFTSNPVTETGTAENAAAATTSVVHHLQRDSDGTECDSLLDMTGGMAISPQFAGFSGDQPLFLTPDMVMNYFPPPSGDSIGNSDPFRLRNFADDSEVQELHDVKRVVKVTLSWNDSQLFSHNDSWFVSWLNIAVQAMKKGLPVAHTDVNLYWKCKYTAFNLIIEFEVGARKAWMELKSVTRPPSGQESVVECLEKDFVEPIIEHIQSAFIRNVERATTELDVIATAKLEISDHCCVAAERDAEPFLVITYFVYLPEELTKSRTVGILPEPHEAECGMDSPCEPHMPKSSATNNSIDGNTHTISRWEKDHGITRQLLQQLFGKSRDVAAKTLKVSTPTFKRACRYFGINRWPNHKGKRPNNCSLNQKQPCPALPLLEGTNTIQCNSTIMSVKVNYNNDTIRFPLTSSSTIKYLEDQLETKFKISLENMSIKYQDEEDEWITLTCDSELLHGFDVLRSCGETVIRMMITPKFN; this comes from the exons ATGCCTCGTTGGTATAGAAGGACCCAAAGGTTCAAAAGGTTCGAAGGGGCAGCCGGCATTCTGGCAATGGGGCATTCCTTTATAAATATAGATGGGCGACCGAAGCTAGTAAGCAAAGCAGAAATTAAACATTTTCCACCAAATTACTCTCTCGCAGCACCCACACCAATGACGCTTTTTGagaatgttttattttttggtggGGCGTTTTTTGAGAATGATGATGCATCGTCATCCTTTGACCTCTTTGCTGAAAGTTTGGCATCTCCGGGACTGGCGCCACCATATGCTGCCTCTCCCTCTCCCACGAGGTCGTTGTTCACCAGCAACCCTGTTACGGAGACGGGGACCGCCGAGAATGCTGCAGCGGCGACGACTAGTGTTGTCCATCATCTACAAAGAGATTCTGATGGTACAGAGTGCGATTCGCTGTTGGATATGACGGGAGGCATGGCGATCAGCCCTCAATTTGCGGGCTTTTCTGGTGATCAACCCTTGTTCCTTACGCCCGACATGGTGATGAACTACTTTCCCCCGCCGTCCGGTGATTCCATCGGAAATTCCGATCCATTTAGATTGCGCAATTTTGCAGATGATAGTGAGGTTCAAGAGTTACATGATGTGAAACGAGTAGTGAAGGTGACGCTTTCATGGAATGATTCTCAACTTTTCTCCCACAACGACTCTTGGTTCGTGTCTTGGTTGAATATTGCTGTACAGGCAATGAAAAAAGGATTGCCGGTGGCGCATACAGATGTTAATCTTTACTGGAAATGTAAGTATACTGCCTTCAATTTAATAATAGAATTTGAAGTAGGGGCCAGGAAAGCGTGGATGGAACTTAAATCAGTTACTCGTCCACCAAGTGGCCAGGAAAGCGTGGTTGAATGTTTGGAAAAGGATTTTGTGGAACCAATTATAGAACACATCCAATCGGCGTTCATAAGAAATGTTGAGAGGGCTACTACAGAGTTGGATGTGATTGCTACTGCAAAGTTAGAAATAAGTGACCACTGTTGTGTTGCTGCAGAGAGGGATGCTGAACCTTTCCTAGTGATTACCTATTTTGTTTATCTTCCTGAAGAGTTAACAAAGAGTCGTACTGTTGGCATTTTGCCAGAACCACATGAAGCAGAATGCGGGATGGACTCACCATGTGAACCCCATATGCCCAAATCCAGTGCAACAAATAATAGCATTGATGGAAACACCCACACTATCAGCAGGTGGGAGAAAGATCATGGAATTACCCGCCAGCTTCTTCAACAACTGTTTGGTAAGAGTCGCGATGTGGCTGCTAAAACTCTTAAAG TTAGCACACCTACATTCAAGCGAGCATGTCGCTACTTTGGCATCAATAGATGGCCAAATCACAAGGGAAAAAGGCCCAATAATTGCTCTCTCAACCAAAAACAACCCTGTCCTGCTCTGCCTCTTCTAGAAGGCACAAATACAATCCAATGTAACAGCACAATAATGTCTGTCAAGGTAAACTATAACAATGATACCATAAGGTTTCCACTCACATCCTCCTCAACTATCAAATATTTGGAGGATCAATTGGAAACAAAGTTCAAAATATCACTAGAAAATATGTCTATCAAGTATCAAGATGAGGAAGATGAGTGGATTACCCTAACGTGTGATTCGGAATTGCTGCACGGTTTCGATGTGTTGAGATCATGTGGCGAGACCGTAATCAGAATGATGATCACCCCCAAATTTAACTGA
- the LOC116016228 gene encoding ATP-dependent DNA helicase PIF4-like, with translation MEENKILVTQLTDEQRRIYDDVLDDVINKAGGLYFVYGYGGTGKTFLWRALSSALRSKGDIVLNVASSGIASLLLPGGQTALFRFAIPISINEDSTCNINVGSSLTMRDLMHAKNPNSYMTFGGKTVVFGGDFRQILPVIPKGTRQDIVGASINSSYLWRSCKVYRLTKNLRLRCLESNTQVHEIEEFAKWIANIGDGEIGNSTEGYSDLNIPDHLLLRFNDDPIGIIVDSTFPGFLNGNHELSCLKNIAILAPTLDVVDQVNEYMN, from the exons ATGGAAGAAAATAAGATTTTGGTTACTCAACTAACAGACGAGCAAAGGAGAATTTATGATGATGTCCTTGATGACGTTATAAATAAAGCAGGAGGATTGTATTTTGTATATGGATATGGTGGAACAGGAAAGACTTTCCTATGGAGAGCGTTGTCTTCTGCGTTAAGGTCAAAGGGGGATATTGTGTTAAATGTTGCCTCCAGTGGGATAGCATCTCTGCTTTTACCTGGTGGACAGACTGCGCTTTTTAGGTTTGCCATACCTATATCTATTAACGAAGATTCAACTTGCAACATTAATGTAGGAAGTTCATT GACAATGAGGGATTTGATGCATGCGAAAAATCCAAACAGTTATATGACATTTGGCGGTAAAACTGTGGTTTTTGGAGGGGATTTTAGGCAAATTTTGCCTGTCATTCCTAAGGGCACAAGGCAAGATATAGTAGGTGCAAGTATAAATTCTTCGTATCTTTGGAGAAGTTGTAAAGTCTATAGGTTAACCAAGAATTTACGACTAAGGTGTTTAGAATCTAACACTCAAGTACATGAGATTGAAGAATTTGCAAAGTGGATTGCTAATATAGGGGATGGAGAAATTGGAAATTCAACAGAAGGTTATTCTGACCTTAATATTCCAGATCACTTATTACTGAGATTTAATGATGATCCTATTGGTATTATCGTTGATAGCACATTTCCTGGTTTTCTTAATGGCAACCATGAGCTAAGCTGTCTAAAGAATATTGCTATTTTAGCGCCCACTTTGGATGTTGTTGATCAagttaatgaatatatgaaTTAG
- the LOC116017015 gene encoding uncharacterized protein LOC116017015, whose product MRVVDASSFIDPSAENLQSPGLAPPYAASPSPSPSPTRWLFNHGGLTWNPGTEMGTAEDAAAAALTESEMSEKGETSVVHHLQRDSDNHSVNTESDFLFDMAGGMIMSPPRPGMNFSGEEALFLSPNFHADMGMGGGMMISMSPPRMNYFSPPSGDSIGNSDPFSLCNFADHSEAQELENRKGIMMLQQPCIQEVDAVLGQKNQTLGIWAAASRGGTVRQSCLEIGDDYSVNNVDGWFHNHMPTQLASHDSLPLRGSFYPYRFLDEGAYSAELHNRETITKFKVSWIDVDSQLFSHKEFWFNIAVQAMEKGLPVEHTDVNLSFKLKYTTFSIIEVEVGIPQNSVTHPPRSAQFGVRCSAVYEFLEKEFGDTSNSMQPIMTRFNMAPQELQNADSLKRQLQDNLERLVAELEKCDWKLNPICEDHIPKSSATNEERSNSVELDNSIDDAKGGNSSSDKTHTISRWEKDHGITRQVLQRLFGKSRDDAAETLKVSTSTFKRACRDFGINRWPNHKGKRPNCSLNLKQDVQAFKKHKGIQPCPALPPLQATNTSQCNSTMSVKVTYKNDTIRFPLSSSSTIKYLEEHLETKLKISLENFSIKYQDEEDEWITLTCDSELMHGMEALRSCGKTVIRMMVTPKFD is encoded by the exons ATGAGAGTTGTTGATGCATCATCGTTCATTGACCCCTCTGCTGAAAATTTGCAATCTCCGGGACTGGCGCCACCATATGCtgcctctccctctccctctccctctcccacGAGGTGGTTGTTCAACCATGGCGGTCTCACCTGGAACCCTGGTACGGAGATGGGAACCGCCGAGGATGCTGCTGCGGCGGCGTTGACGGAGTCGGAAATGAGTGAAAAAGGTGAGACTAGTGTTGTCCATCATCTACAAAGAGATTCTGATAATCACTCTGTTAATACAGAGAGCGATTTCCTGTTTGATATGGCGGGAGGAATGATAATGAGCCCCCCAAGGCCAGGGATGAACTTTTCTGGTGAAGAAGCGTTGTTTCTAAGCCCCAATTTCCACGCCGACATGGGGATGGGGGGAGGAATGATGATAAGCATGAGCCCCCCAAGGATGAACTACTTTTCCCCGCCGTCCGGTGATTCCATCGGAAATTCCGATCCATTTTCATTGTGCAATTTTGCAGATCATAGTGAGGCTCAAGAGTTAGAAAATAGGAAGGGAATTATGATGTTGCAGCAGCCGTGCATACAAGAAGTTGATGCTGTCTTGGGACAGAAGAATCAAACCCTTGGAATTTGGGCAGCAGCAAGCAGGGGAGGGACGGTGCGACAGAGCTGCTTGGAAATTGGGGATGATTACTCTGTTAATAATGTAGATGGGTGGTTCCATAACCATATGCCCACCCAATTGGCCTCCCATGATTCCCTTCCCCTAAGAGGAAGTTTTTACCCATATAGATTTTTGGATGAGGGAGCGTATAGTGCGGAGTTGCACAATAGGGAAACAATAACCAAGTTTAAAGTTTCATGGATTGATGTGGATTCTCAACTTTTCTCCCACAAGGAGTTTTGGTTCAATATTGCTGTACAGGCAATGGAAAAAGGATTGCCTGTGGAACATACAGATGTTAATCTTTCCTTTAAATTGAAGTATACTACCTTCAGTATAATAGAAGTTGAAGTAGGGATTCCACAAAACTCAGTCACTCATCCACCAAGAAGTGCTCAATTTGGTGTGCGCTGTAGCGCCGTGTATGAATTTCTGGAAAAGGAGTTTGGGGATACTTCCAACAGTATGCAACCAATTATGACACGCTTCAACATGGCGCCCCAAGAACTTCAGAATGCGGATAGTTTGAAAAGGCAGTTGCAAGACAACCTTGAGAGGCTTGTTGCAGAGTTAGAAAAGTGTGACTGGAAACTGAACCCAATATGTGAAGACCATATTCCCAAATCCAGTGcaacaaatgaagaaagaagTAATTCTGTTGAGTTAGATAATAGCATTGATGATGCCAAAGGCGGAAACAGTAGTTCAGACAAAACCCACACTATCAGCAGGTGGGAGAAAGATCATGGAATTACCCGCCAGGTTCTTCAACGACTGTTTGGCAAGAGTCGCGATGATGCTGCTGAAACTCTTAAAG TTAGCACATCTACATTTAAGCGAGCATGTCGGGACTTTGGCATCAATAGATGGCCAAATCACAAGGGGAAAAGGCCCAATTGCTCTCTCAACCTAAAACAAGATGTACAAGCCTTTAAGAAGCATAAAGGAATTCAACCATGTCCTGCTTTGCCTCCTCTACAAGCCACAAATACAAGCCAATGTAACAGCACAATGTCTGTCAAGGTAACCTATAAAAATGATACCATAAGGTTTCCACTCTCATCCTCCTCAACTATCAAATATTTGGAGGAGCATTTGGAAACAAAGCTGAAAATATCACTAGAAAATTTTTCTATCAAGTATCAAGATGAGGAAGACGAGTGGATTACCCTGACCTGTGATTCAGAATTGATGCACGGTATGGAAGCGTTGAGATCATGTGGCAAGACGGTAATCAGAATGATGGTCACCCCAAAATTTGACTGA